A genomic stretch from Pelagicoccus enzymogenes includes:
- a CDS encoding helix-turn-helix domain-containing protein: MPIVVKLEARMKAKGVSLTELSERVGITLANLSILKTGKAKAVRFSTLEAICEVLDCQPGELLEFEKD, translated from the coding sequence ATGCCGATCGTAGTCAAGTTGGAGGCGCGCATGAAGGCCAAAGGAGTGAGTCTCACTGAGCTTTCCGAGCGAGTTGGGATTACGTTGGCCAACCTGTCCATTCTCAAGACGGGCAAGGCGAAAGCGGTACGTTTCAGCACGCTAGAGGCGATTTGCGAGGTCTTGGACTGCCAGCCGGGCGAGTTGCTGGAGTTTGAGAAGGATTGA
- a CDS encoding DUF2975 domain-containing protein yields MKSTSKSLKVLKGLLFVAWWGTVFFLAAVSVAAALELFGVETAIEVNLRGSASNLDASSLSVSAKEGGVAALAFVEPVGVDVALSEEFWATHPSYLVVSTLFALVLAGTALGGISCLRKILDSVERGEAFEAPNAQRLRVLGILILVGALGKTLMEFVSSAYADVLLRPQGFNFDGRIAFDEGVIVVGLSILVLSEVFRVGAKLREEQELTI; encoded by the coding sequence ATGAAATCGACATCCAAATCGCTGAAGGTCCTGAAGGGTCTGCTTTTTGTCGCGTGGTGGGGGACGGTCTTTTTTTTGGCGGCGGTCTCGGTAGCGGCGGCGTTGGAGCTTTTTGGCGTCGAGACGGCGATTGAGGTGAATCTGAGGGGAAGCGCGTCCAATCTCGATGCGAGCAGTCTCTCCGTTTCTGCCAAGGAAGGTGGCGTGGCAGCTCTGGCATTCGTGGAGCCGGTTGGGGTGGATGTAGCCCTTTCCGAGGAATTTTGGGCTACTCATCCAAGTTACTTGGTTGTTTCGACCTTGTTTGCGCTCGTTTTGGCCGGAACGGCTCTGGGGGGAATTTCCTGTTTGCGGAAGATTTTGGATTCAGTGGAGAGAGGCGAGGCGTTCGAGGCACCCAACGCCCAGCGATTGAGGGTATTGGGGATCCTGATCCTTGTGGGGGCACTGGGCAAGACCCTCATGGAGTTCGTTTCGAGCGCCTATGCGGACGTCCTCTTACGCCCGCAAGGTTTCAATTTCGACGGAAGGATTGCTTTTGACGAAGGGGTTATCGTGGTGGGGCTCTCCATTCTGGTGTTGTCGGAAGTGTTCCGAGTCGGCGCTAAGCTACGCGAAGAACAGGAGCTAACCATCTAA
- a CDS encoding NADPH-dependent assimilatory sulfite reductase hemoprotein subunit: MSSADATPKLEKNEYLKEESNNLRGTLLEELADTSTAGITADASQLTKFHGMYVQDDRDIRGERRAKKLEKAFSFMLRVRLPGGVCSPDQYLMMDQLSTDYGNHTIRLTTRQTYQLHGLLKGNLRNVIRGMDRVLMDSIGACGDINRNVMCQPDFKKTHAHAKVYEIAKNISLHLLPKGKAYREIFIDGEKFSGEVEEEPIYGTTYLPRKFKIGVAIPPTNDVDVFSQDLGFIAIFEGEKLLGFNVTVGGGLGTTHGNDKTYPRVADVMGFCTPDQVNQVAEAVVLAQRDNGSRTDRKNARLKYTIDRMGLAAFKAEVEKRTGFALAEAKPFEFKTIEDDYGWNQDINGKWYYVQFVASGRIVDKDGVNLRTAFREIAKIHKGDIRLTPTQNLAFCGIDEADKDAIQKILDDNGVKGPEALSGLRKNAMACPALPTCGLALSESERFIPELLDEFEKVLDEAGLTDDSISIRMTGCPNGCARPYLAEIGLIGKAPGKYNLYLGAAYNGMRLNTLYKESITSEEIVPAVEPHLKAYAKERKEGEGFGDFCVRTGVVTPPSKYTVGQD; the protein is encoded by the coding sequence ATGAGTTCCGCAGACGCGACACCAAAGCTCGAGAAGAACGAGTATCTCAAAGAGGAGAGCAACAATCTCCGCGGCACCTTATTGGAGGAGCTAGCAGACACCAGCACCGCTGGCATCACTGCCGACGCTTCCCAGCTCACCAAGTTTCACGGCATGTACGTGCAGGACGATCGCGACATCCGCGGCGAGCGGCGCGCCAAGAAACTGGAAAAAGCCTTCTCCTTCATGCTGCGCGTGCGCCTGCCCGGCGGCGTCTGCTCGCCAGACCAGTACCTCATGATGGACCAGCTTTCCACCGACTACGGAAACCACACCATCCGCCTTACCACCCGCCAAACCTACCAGCTGCACGGATTGCTCAAGGGCAACCTGCGCAACGTCATTCGCGGCATGGACAGGGTGCTCATGGACTCCATCGGAGCTTGCGGCGACATCAACCGCAACGTGATGTGCCAACCTGACTTCAAGAAGACCCACGCCCACGCCAAGGTCTACGAAATCGCCAAGAACATCTCCCTCCACCTCCTGCCCAAGGGCAAGGCTTACCGCGAAATCTTCATCGACGGCGAAAAGTTCTCCGGCGAAGTGGAAGAGGAACCCATCTACGGAACAACTTACTTGCCGCGCAAGTTCAAGATCGGCGTGGCCATCCCACCCACAAACGACGTAGACGTCTTCTCCCAAGACCTCGGCTTCATCGCCATCTTCGAGGGCGAGAAGCTGCTTGGCTTCAACGTAACCGTCGGCGGCGGCCTCGGCACCACCCACGGCAACGACAAGACCTACCCACGCGTCGCCGACGTGATGGGCTTCTGCACGCCGGACCAGGTCAATCAGGTCGCCGAAGCCGTGGTGCTCGCCCAACGCGACAACGGTTCCCGCACCGACCGCAAGAACGCTCGCCTCAAGTACACCATCGACCGCATGGGCCTCGCCGCCTTCAAGGCCGAAGTGGAAAAGCGCACCGGATTCGCGCTCGCCGAAGCGAAGCCCTTCGAATTCAAGACTATCGAAGACGACTACGGCTGGAACCAGGACATCAACGGCAAGTGGTACTACGTACAGTTCGTGGCCTCCGGCCGCATCGTCGACAAGGACGGCGTCAATCTCCGCACCGCCTTCCGCGAGATCGCCAAGATCCACAAAGGTGACATTCGCCTCACCCCGACTCAGAACCTCGCTTTCTGCGGAATCGACGAGGCGGACAAGGATGCCATCCAGAAGATCCTCGACGACAACGGCGTCAAGGGACCTGAAGCGCTCTCCGGACTGCGCAAGAACGCCATGGCTTGCCCGGCCCTGCCAACTTGCGGACTGGCTCTCTCCGAATCGGAACGCTTCATTCCTGAGCTGCTGGACGAATTCGAGAAGGTGCTCGACGAAGCGGGTCTCACCGACGATTCCATCAGCATCCGCATGACCGGCTGCCCTAACGGATGTGCCCGTCCCTACCTCGCGGAAATCGGCCTCATCGGCAAGGCCCCCGGCAAATACAACCTTTACTTGGGAGCTGCCTACAACGGCATGCGCCTCAACACGCTCTACAAGGAAAGCATCACTTCCGAAGAGATTGTTCCTGCCGTCGAGCCGCACCTCAAGGCCTACGCCAAGGAGCGCAAGGAAGGCGAAGGCTTCGGCGACTTCTGCGTGCGCACTGGAGTGGTGACTCCCCCAAGCAAGTACACCGTCGGCCAAGACTAG
- a CDS encoding alpha/beta fold hydrolase, giving the protein MRKNFFWPIPNVLLTIVAFTATLAAPFLSAQVENLRLENWEYPFPEYTYQFTSQLEEHEMVYMDVFPENAANGETVVLLHGKNFSGSYFEETALSLSNRGYRVIIPDQIGFGKSTKPENYHYTFQQLAINTMGLLQSLEIENAHVLGHSMGGMLATRFALLYPSYTKSLTLLNPIGLEDWKALGVPYLPVEAWYERELGKTAEKIKAYQLSSYYDGKWKPAYDPWVEQLASYLDSPDYARMAWNQALTYDMIFTQPVVYEFPKLEMPTLLIIGQRDRTALGKDLVSDEERAKLGNYPELGKKAQAAIPNSQLVELENVGHLPHIETFSRFIQPYSRFLAENAKPRKKRSPERIDQ; this is encoded by the coding sequence ATGCGAAAAAACTTTTTTTGGCCCATCCCTAATGTCCTATTAACCATTGTCGCTTTCACTGCCACGCTGGCCGCTCCCTTCCTGTCCGCACAGGTGGAAAACCTTCGCCTAGAAAACTGGGAATATCCATTCCCTGAATACACGTACCAATTCACGAGCCAGCTCGAAGAGCACGAGATGGTCTACATGGACGTCTTTCCAGAAAACGCTGCCAACGGCGAAACCGTCGTCCTCTTGCACGGCAAAAACTTCTCCGGCTCCTATTTCGAGGAAACCGCGCTCTCCCTGAGCAATCGCGGGTACCGCGTGATCATCCCCGACCAGATCGGCTTCGGAAAATCGACCAAGCCCGAGAACTACCACTACACCTTCCAGCAGCTCGCAATCAACACCATGGGCTTGCTGCAATCCCTCGAAATCGAAAACGCTCACGTTCTCGGGCACTCCATGGGCGGCATGCTGGCCACCCGCTTCGCCCTTCTCTACCCGAGCTACACCAAAAGCCTCACCCTTCTGAACCCCATCGGACTGGAAGACTGGAAAGCCCTCGGCGTTCCTTACCTTCCCGTGGAAGCCTGGTACGAGCGCGAACTGGGCAAGACCGCCGAGAAAATAAAAGCCTACCAGCTTTCCTCCTACTACGACGGAAAATGGAAACCCGCCTACGACCCCTGGGTCGAGCAACTTGCCAGCTACCTCGACAGTCCGGACTACGCCCGCATGGCCTGGAACCAAGCCCTCACCTACGACATGATTTTCACCCAACCGGTCGTCTACGAGTTTCCCAAACTGGAAATGCCAACCTTGCTCATCATCGGGCAACGGGACCGCACCGCCCTCGGCAAGGATCTCGTCAGCGACGAGGAACGGGCCAAACTCGGCAACTACCCTGAGCTAGGAAAAAAGGCCCAGGCCGCCATCCCCAACTCACAACTAGTCGAACTCGAAAACGTCGGGCACTTGCCGCATATCGAAACCTTCAGCCGCTTCATTCAGCCCTATTCCCGTTTCTTGGCGGAAAACGCCAAGCCGCGAAAGAAACGGAGCCCAGAACGGATTGATCAATAG
- a CDS encoding polysaccharide deacetylase family protein, whose translation MKTYLIPLLAFASLTAPSVASPNFTWPNGAGAAVCLTYDDSLPSQLDIAYPQLQAAGLKGTFFLQAKADTMENRLDEWREVARSGHELASHSLVHPCRQGLPGRGWVSDELNLDHYTVERVRSELQLTNTLLNAIDGQTARTFAYPCGDTAVANGSKSFLPVTAELYLASRGVSSQLDSMQELNFNNTPAFDLSTHNLDESIAYLEDCYTKGTVAIFLNHGVGGDYLVTDPQLHQDLLEYLVSNRDRFWVDTFKNVMTHTHDEFTRLGWDKEH comes from the coding sequence ATGAAAACCTACCTCATCCCCTTGCTCGCCTTTGCATCGCTGACCGCCCCGAGCGTCGCCAGCCCCAACTTCACTTGGCCAAACGGCGCCGGAGCCGCGGTCTGCCTCACCTACGACGACTCCCTTCCCTCCCAGCTCGACATCGCCTACCCGCAGCTTCAAGCCGCAGGCCTCAAGGGCACCTTCTTCTTGCAGGCGAAAGCCGACACCATGGAAAACCGCCTAGACGAGTGGCGCGAAGTTGCCCGATCCGGACACGAACTCGCCAGTCACTCCCTTGTCCATCCCTGTCGCCAAGGCTTGCCAGGACGTGGCTGGGTCAGCGACGAACTCAACCTCGACCACTACACCGTCGAACGCGTGCGCAGCGAGCTTCAGCTCACCAACACGCTCCTCAACGCTATTGACGGACAGACAGCTCGCACCTTCGCCTACCCCTGCGGGGACACCGCCGTCGCCAACGGCAGCAAGTCCTTCCTTCCCGTCACCGCAGAGCTCTACCTCGCGTCTCGGGGCGTTTCCTCGCAGCTTGATTCCATGCAGGAACTGAACTTCAACAACACGCCTGCCTTCGACCTGTCTACCCACAATCTAGATGAAAGCATTGCGTATCTAGAAGATTGTTACACTAAGGGAACTGTCGCCATCTTTTTGAATCACGGAGTCGGTGGCGACTATCTTGTAACCGATCCACAACTACACCAAGACTTACTCGAGTACCTCGTCTCCAACCGAGACAGATTCTGGGTCGATACCTTCAAAAACGTCATGACCCACACCCACGACGAATTCACCCGCCTCGGGTGGGATAAGGAGCATTAG
- a CDS encoding PLP-dependent aminotransferase family protein, with protein sequence MPRLSKGNCPAYRRVYESFRDAIRAGQLKAGQRVPSSRELAQRYGVARITVTQGYEQLVAEGYLDSRRGAGTYVAQEIPDGFFVARSTEEEANRVASTLPQEAARYIEQPPFLSGCADLEAFPIELWLKLYAKQLRRSPYSLNTYGHGDGGFLGLREAIAAHLSTQRGVRCDAGQILILSGSQPGIELAARALVRSGDEVAVENPSYRGISDSFRLNGAKIRSLPLDEQGLMVDALEQIEPSPRIVVATPARQFPLGIAMPIGRQAALLEWAKRAGAWILEDDYDSEFRFRGKPLPAMQGISNYDRILYLGTFTRSMFPDLRLGYLVVPKSVYPDFLALWRAAAMNPPVALQACLADFMREGHFQRHLRKMRKRYQQRCHWLLKQVDALLGQWIEVDLCDGGMHFVGYYKRSVDARKLADEGRKRGYVFMSISSYGPGPVDRDGMMFGFSSFSEEKMEACLLALREALKAAAA encoded by the coding sequence GTGCCCCGTTTGTCCAAGGGCAATTGCCCCGCGTACCGGCGGGTGTACGAGTCGTTTCGCGACGCGATTCGGGCGGGCCAGCTGAAAGCAGGACAGCGCGTGCCCTCGAGCCGCGAGCTGGCCCAGCGTTACGGAGTGGCTCGAATCACGGTGACTCAGGGCTACGAGCAGCTGGTGGCGGAAGGTTATCTGGATTCGCGGCGGGGCGCTGGGACTTACGTGGCGCAGGAGATTCCGGACGGCTTTTTCGTGGCAAGATCGACAGAGGAGGAGGCCAATCGCGTGGCAAGCACGCTCCCACAAGAAGCGGCTCGCTACATTGAACAGCCGCCTTTCTTGTCGGGGTGTGCGGACTTGGAGGCGTTTCCCATCGAGCTTTGGTTGAAGTTGTATGCCAAGCAGTTAAGGAGATCGCCGTATTCGCTTAATACCTACGGTCACGGAGATGGCGGTTTTCTTGGATTGCGGGAAGCCATTGCGGCTCATTTGAGCACGCAGCGAGGGGTACGCTGCGATGCCGGGCAGATTTTGATTTTGAGTGGCAGCCAACCGGGAATTGAGCTTGCGGCGAGAGCTTTGGTTAGGAGTGGGGACGAGGTTGCGGTCGAGAATCCGAGCTATCGCGGAATTAGCGATTCATTTCGTTTGAATGGAGCGAAGATTCGTTCTCTTCCGCTCGACGAGCAAGGGTTGATGGTCGATGCCTTAGAGCAGATCGAGCCCAGCCCGCGTATCGTCGTTGCGACTCCTGCTCGCCAGTTTCCTCTGGGGATAGCCATGCCAATTGGGCGACAGGCGGCTTTGTTGGAGTGGGCAAAGCGAGCGGGCGCCTGGATCTTAGAGGATGATTACGACAGCGAATTTCGTTTTAGGGGCAAGCCGCTACCAGCCATGCAGGGAATATCGAACTACGATCGTATTTTGTATTTGGGTACGTTCACGCGCTCGATGTTTCCGGATTTAAGGCTCGGCTATTTGGTGGTGCCGAAATCCGTGTATCCAGACTTTCTGGCGCTTTGGAGGGCGGCTGCCATGAATCCTCCTGTTGCCCTGCAGGCATGTCTTGCCGATTTTATGCGAGAAGGGCATTTTCAACGTCATCTTCGAAAAATGAGGAAGCGGTACCAGCAACGCTGCCACTGGTTGCTGAAGCAGGTGGACGCTTTGTTGGGGCAGTGGATCGAGGTCGATCTCTGCGATGGCGGCATGCACTTTGTAGGCTACTACAAACGGTCCGTCGATGCTCGGAAACTCGCGGATGAGGGGCGCAAACGCGGCTATGTCTTTATGTCGATCTCCAGCTATGGTCCCGGTCCGGTGGATCGGGATGGCATGATGTTTGGGTTTTCCTCATTCAGCGAGGAGAAGATGGAAGCGTGCCTCTTGGCTTTGAGAGAAGCTTTGAAAGCGGCAGCGGCATGA
- a CDS encoding pyridoxamine 5'-phosphate oxidase family protein — translation MSCPFAKTQRSAPQRTPKRVSFERPPVYAVIDEAPICHVGFTTPNGQPFVIPTIHARKEDTLYFHGSTQSRLLQAIASGDPICCTFTFLDGIVAARSAMHHSMNYRSVVAFGSGYLLTDQALRQEAFRLTVEKLIPGRWENCRQPNDAESKATAIAALKIEEATLKVRTGPPNDIASDLEGPYWAGVIPTLTHYGPPEPAVSQELPAHISELVS, via the coding sequence ATGTCTTGCCCTTTCGCCAAAACTCAACGAAGCGCTCCGCAGCGGACGCCCAAACGCGTTTCCTTCGAACGCCCTCCTGTCTACGCCGTGATCGACGAGGCGCCCATCTGCCACGTTGGTTTTACCACGCCAAACGGCCAGCCTTTCGTGATCCCCACCATCCACGCTCGGAAAGAGGATACGCTATATTTCCATGGCTCCACTCAGAGCCGGCTGCTGCAAGCGATCGCTTCCGGCGATCCGATCTGCTGCACCTTCACCTTTCTCGACGGAATCGTAGCAGCCCGATCCGCGATGCACCACTCCATGAACTACCGCTCGGTAGTCGCCTTTGGCAGCGGATACCTGCTCACCGACCAGGCCTTGCGCCAAGAGGCCTTCCGCCTCACCGTAGAAAAGCTCATCCCCGGTCGCTGGGAAAACTGCCGGCAGCCAAACGATGCCGAATCGAAAGCCACCGCGATCGCAGCCTTGAAGATAGAAGAAGCGACGCTGAAGGTCCGCACCGGACCTCCCAACGATATCGCTTCGGATCTGGAAGGCCCCTACTGGGCAGGCGTGATTCCCACCTTGACTCATTACGGTCCACCGGAACCCGCAGTCTCCCAAGAGCTACCCGCTCACATTTCCGAGCTGGTCAGCTAA
- a CDS encoding arylsulfatase gives MRLTTLLITLLAASPCWAKQAPNIIYILADDLGYGDLSCYGQTNFETPNIDRLAAQGMRFTQHYSGSTVCAPSRCALLTGKHVGHAAVRGNNEVRPEGQQPMPADTYTLAHLLKEAGYATGIFGKWGLGAPDSASEPLKMGFDRFYGYNCQRLAHHYYPYFLWNDDEREILWDNFGRETNVYAPDLIQEEALAFIEANKDRPFFCYYALVQPHAEMFAPEDYMEKHRGRYLPEKSFKGVDSGPRFRKGAYGSQPEAHAAFAAMVNHLDDDVGELVSKLEELGIDENTLIIFTSDNGPHQEAGHNPRYFNSNGGLRGFKRDLYEGGIRVPMIAKWPGRIAEGSVSQHVSAFWDVLPTVADLTGQSVPEGTDGISFLPSLLGEGEQTKHAYLYWEFHEKKGRIALRKGKWKAVRYGVSTNPDVPTQLFDLSQDPSESRNLAKQRPEVLRELERLMQEARTTSPIPKYNFPDT, from the coding sequence ATGCGACTTACCACCCTGCTTATCACGCTTTTGGCCGCCAGCCCCTGCTGGGCAAAGCAAGCTCCCAACATCATCTACATCCTTGCCGACGACTTAGGCTACGGAGACCTTTCCTGCTACGGGCAAACCAACTTCGAAACGCCAAACATCGACAGGCTCGCGGCCCAAGGCATGCGCTTCACCCAACATTACTCCGGGAGCACGGTCTGCGCCCCATCCCGCTGCGCCCTGCTCACCGGCAAGCACGTCGGGCACGCCGCAGTTCGCGGCAACAATGAAGTCAGGCCGGAAGGACAGCAGCCCATGCCAGCCGATACCTACACGCTGGCCCACCTTCTCAAAGAGGCAGGCTACGCCACGGGAATTTTCGGCAAGTGGGGACTCGGCGCCCCCGACTCCGCCAGCGAACCTCTGAAGATGGGATTCGACCGCTTCTACGGATATAATTGCCAACGCCTCGCCCACCACTACTACCCCTACTTTCTCTGGAACGACGACGAGAGGGAGATTCTGTGGGACAATTTCGGCCGCGAGACTAACGTCTACGCTCCGGACCTGATACAGGAAGAGGCTCTCGCTTTCATCGAGGCCAACAAGGACCGCCCCTTCTTCTGCTACTACGCCCTCGTGCAGCCCCACGCCGAAATGTTCGCTCCGGAGGATTACATGGAGAAGCACCGCGGCAGGTATCTGCCCGAAAAATCGTTCAAGGGCGTCGACTCCGGTCCCCGCTTCCGCAAAGGGGCTTACGGCTCGCAACCCGAGGCCCACGCAGCCTTTGCCGCCATGGTAAACCACCTCGACGACGACGTCGGAGAACTCGTCTCCAAGCTCGAAGAGCTCGGCATCGACGAAAACACCTTGATCATCTTCACCTCCGACAACGGACCGCATCAGGAGGCTGGGCACAATCCGCGCTACTTCAACTCCAACGGCGGGCTACGCGGCTTCAAGCGAGACCTCTACGAAGGCGGCATCCGCGTGCCCATGATCGCCAAATGGCCAGGCCGCATCGCCGAAGGCTCGGTTTCCCAACATGTTTCCGCATTCTGGGACGTGCTGCCCACTGTCGCGGACTTGACTGGTCAATCCGTCCCGGAAGGAACGGACGGAATTTCTTTCCTCCCCAGCTTGCTCGGCGAGGGAGAACAAACAAAACATGCCTACCTCTACTGGGAATTCCACGAGAAGAAGGGCCGCATCGCCCTGAGGAAGGGAAAATGGAAAGCCGTCCGCTACGGAGTGTCCACGAACCCCGACGTCCCCACCCAACTCTTCGACCTTTCCCAAGACCCGAGCGAGAGCCGAAACCTCGCCAAGCAACGCCCCGAAGTCCTGCGCGAACTGGAGCGACTCATGCAGGAAGCCCGCACGACTTCCCCCATCCCTAAATACAATTTTCCCGACACTTGA
- a CDS encoding IMP cyclohydrolase, giving the protein MSAKEIASSTLKSHVAGNPYPGRGLVIGKSASGEAWQQVYWIMGRSPNSRNRQFSLEGTTLSTEPFDPSKVEDPSLIIYEAMLELPGQFLVSNGDQTRTLCDGLAAGKTAKQALSTRDREPDAPNYTPRITGQLDLTGDTPEIGLSILKANKIDPTYSDRHYYYPQEPANGIGYGLTTYMGDGNPLPTFNVDPLLLPIAATAEETLELYWDALDEDNRISLAVKEIALDGSSSRVVLRNKYV; this is encoded by the coding sequence ATGAGCGCTAAAGAAATCGCATCCTCAACGCTAAAGTCGCACGTCGCCGGCAACCCGTACCCCGGTCGCGGCCTCGTCATCGGCAAGTCCGCCTCCGGCGAGGCCTGGCAGCAAGTCTACTGGATCATGGGCCGCAGCCCCAACAGCCGCAACCGCCAGTTTTCGCTGGAAGGCACCACGCTCAGCACTGAACCCTTCGACCCTTCCAAAGTCGAAGACCCCAGCCTCATCATCTACGAGGCCATGCTCGAACTCCCCGGGCAATTCCTCGTTTCCAACGGCGACCAAACCCGTACCCTCTGCGACGGACTCGCCGCCGGCAAGACCGCCAAGCAAGCCCTCTCCACCCGCGATCGCGAACCCGACGCCCCCAACTACACCCCACGTATCACCGGCCAACTCGACCTCACCGGCGACACGCCAGAGATCGGGCTTTCCATCCTTAAGGCCAACAAGATCGACCCCACGTATTCGGACCGCCACTACTACTATCCGCAAGAGCCCGCCAACGGCATCGGTTACGGGCTCACCACCTACATGGGCGACGGCAACCCGCTCCCTACCTTCAACGTCGACCCCTTGCTCCTGCCCATCGCAGCGACGGCTGAAGAAACGCTCGAGCTCTACTGGGACGCCCTCGACGAAGACAACCGCATCTCGCTCGCGGTCAAGGAAATAGCCCTCGACGGTTCCAGCTCCCGCGTCGTCCTGCGCAACAAGTACGTTTAG
- a CDS encoding glycerol-3-phosphate dehydrogenase/oxidase, translating to MNREHALSSLRSPSEPLDILVIGGGATGLGTAVDAATRGHKVALIEQSDFAKGTSSRSTKLVHGGVRYLRQGNVSLVLEALRERGFLYRNAPHLVRDQAFVIPNYRWWEGPFYGVGMKVYDALAGRLGLAPSRNLSREQTIERIPTIETKGLTGGVIYHDGQFDDSRLAINLAQTAAAHGAVIANYLKCIQLLKTENGQICGVLAEDQETGEQFEILAKAVVNATGVFADSLRMLDDPKANAIISASQGIHIVLPKRFLPNDAAIMVPKTDDGRVLFAVPWHDRVVVGTTDTPLASHSLEPRALSSERDFIMQHAAKYLEHDPQPEDVLSVYAGLRPLVKSGDSSDTAALSRDHTILISDSGLLTVTGGKWTTYRRMAEDVVDHVEILSGIEEDACKTKTLSIAGSTREPISASNLSPYGSAAQAIETLIEKDPRAAAALHPRLPYQQAEVLHHARNEMARTVEDVLARRTRALLLDARAAIEAAPLVARMLASELQKDQAWIDDQVASFIELANGYDFMHPSSTS from the coding sequence GTGAATCGCGAGCATGCCCTCTCATCCCTTCGCTCCCCTAGCGAGCCACTCGACATTCTCGTTATCGGCGGCGGGGCAACCGGACTAGGGACCGCAGTTGACGCAGCGACGCGCGGGCACAAGGTCGCCCTCATCGAGCAGTCCGACTTCGCCAAAGGGACCTCCTCCCGCTCCACCAAGCTGGTGCACGGGGGCGTTCGCTACCTGCGGCAAGGAAATGTGTCCCTCGTGCTCGAGGCGCTTCGGGAGCGCGGCTTCCTGTATCGCAACGCGCCCCACCTGGTTCGCGACCAAGCCTTCGTCATTCCCAACTACCGCTGGTGGGAAGGCCCCTTCTACGGAGTCGGCATGAAAGTCTATGACGCGCTCGCCGGCCGCCTGGGCCTCGCGCCCTCCCGAAACCTCAGCCGCGAGCAAACGATCGAACGCATCCCCACCATCGAAACCAAAGGGCTCACGGGCGGCGTAATCTACCACGACGGCCAGTTCGACGATTCTCGCCTCGCCATCAATCTCGCCCAAACTGCCGCGGCGCACGGAGCCGTGATCGCGAACTACCTTAAGTGTATCCAATTGCTAAAGACAGAAAATGGACAGATTTGCGGCGTGCTAGCGGAAGACCAGGAAACGGGCGAGCAGTTTGAAATATTGGCCAAAGCAGTGGTGAACGCGACCGGCGTATTCGCCGATTCCTTACGAATGCTAGATGACCCCAAAGCCAATGCCATCATCTCCGCTTCCCAAGGAATACACATCGTCCTTCCCAAGCGGTTTCTTCCCAACGATGCCGCCATCATGGTTCCCAAGACCGACGATGGCCGCGTGCTCTTCGCCGTCCCTTGGCACGATCGCGTCGTAGTCGGCACCACCGACACCCCACTCGCCAGCCACTCCCTCGAACCACGAGCTCTCAGCTCCGAACGTGACTTCATCATGCAGCACGCAGCCAAATACCTCGAGCACGACCCTCAACCTGAGGATGTTCTTTCCGTGTACGCTGGCTTGCGACCGCTCGTAAAATCTGGCGATTCCTCCGATACGGCCGCCCTTTCCCGCGACCACACCATCCTCATTTCCGACTCTGGACTGCTCACCGTGACCGGCGGAAAATGGACCACTTACCGTCGCATGGCGGAGGACGTCGTCGACCACGTGGAAATCCTTTCCGGAATCGAAGAGGATGCATGCAAAACCAAAACGCTCTCTATCGCCGGATCCACGCGAGAACCGATCTCAGCCTCCAATCTCTCTCCTTACGGCTCAGCAGCTCAAGCAATCGAAACGCTCATCGAGAAGGATCCCCGCGCCGCAGCCGCTCTCCATCCCAGGCTGCCCTATCAGCAGGCGGAGGTGCTCCATCACGCCCGGAACGAAATGGCCCGCACGGTCGAAGACGTTCTTGCCCGACGAACGCGGGCCTTGCTGCTCGACGCAAGAGCCGCCATCGAAGCAGCTCCGCTAGTTGCCCGTATGCTTGCGAGCGAATTGCAGAAAGATCAGGCTTGGATAGACGATCAGGTCGCAAGCTTCATCGAGCTCGCAAACGGATACGACTTCATGCACCCGTCTTCCACCAGCTAG